The nucleotide sequence CTTCTCTTACCGGATTTAGCAACCTTTACGGGTTTTTCTAATTCACTAGCTGAAGACTCACCTAACTCTGCTACTTCTTTAGGCTCTAAGTCTTTCTTTATAACTTTTTTGATTGATTTTTTACTATCTTCCATATCATCTCCTTCGGTGGTCAAGCTCTAAAGTTTAATTAGATCCCACGATTAGGTTATTATTATTTACTCTACCTCTACCCCCATAGACCTTGCAGTGCCAGCAATTATTTTTTTTGCGGCTTCTATATCATTAGCATTTAAATCTGGCATTTTTATTTCTGCTATTTCGGTGAGCTGGGCTTGTGTTAGTTTCCCAACTTTATCCTTATTGGGAACGCCAGAAGCCTTTTTGAGCTTTAGAGCTTCTTTTATTAGGGTTTTAGCGGGGGTGCCTTTGGTGACAAAGCTCATTGACTTGTCTTCATAAATAGTGACATGAACTGGAGTAGGCTGACCCTTGCGATCTT is from Patescibacteria group bacterium and encodes:
- the rplK gene encoding 50S ribosomal protein L11, whose product is MAAVKKIQAKVKMVIMGGQATPAPPVGSSLGQYGVNMMDFINPFNEQTQDRKGQPTPVHVTIYEDKSMSFVTKGTPAKTLIKEALKLKKASGVPNKDKVGKLTQAQLTEIAEIKMPDLNANDIEAAKKIIAGTARSMGVEVE